From Camelina sativa cultivar DH55 chromosome 20, Cs, whole genome shotgun sequence, the proteins below share one genomic window:
- the LOC104770502 gene encoding la-related protein 1A, with product MMAETEGSLADDRELMIGRDGGVVAAAKSPWKTTASPIETVDAPVMGADSWPALADAAQQPRPKNPPPPAPPSKTIPTSTPAPAQANPGQAKSKGGGKANPGHKNPSGRHSKPGPRSNQNGPPPPPPYLVHAVPYPPPPFPPMGPPPHAAGPDYPYAPYPPFPVTGPPVAESGNEKQVQASPLPPVLPPPQADPGKPWPHQRGFDPRNMPQGAGPRTFGRPPYMGPAPGFLVGPGPGFPGPVYYLPAPPPGAIRGPYPPRFGPYSVNQGHPGLSPEKIDLRDRVLKQIEYYFSDENLENDHYLISLMDEQGWVPTKIIAGFKRVKAMTMDVDFIVYALGFSNSVEVQGDKMRKRDKWSEWAPPSKKSASLEKTGDSDKGSPESITSGDNYGNSSKGSSKPTMRDFSSEGSRSARSNNYKSVSLKSSADEKRNVDDLSNDFSNTFLLDEELDLEHRSPRKSGLSKSIEYEDDDMTVDDQDIQKLVIVTQNSGKSDGTGVGGTKAKNIPKELASTINDGLYYFEQELKKNRSGRRKNNSHLDSRDGKIKSGGGLNTKLGENSVANDGSEEHGIITSRRKQSKGTHKHHTAHARRFFSSNIRNHGNISESPPSSSIGFFFGSTPPDSHGPRLSKLSSSPQCTLPGSSPPVGSLPKSFPHFQHPSHQLLEENGFKQEKYLKYRKRCLNERKKLGSGCSEEMNHLYRFWSYFLRDTFVLSMYEDFQKFALEDAAENYNYGLECLFRFYSYGLEKHFDEDLYKHFEQLSLDFYHKGNLYGLEKYWAFHHYRGKNEPIKKHPELEKLLKEEYRSIKDFRAKDIITNQKDNKSH from the exons ATGATGGCGGAGACTGAGGGATCATTGGCTGATGATCGAGAATTGATGATCGGCCGTGACGGTGGTGTTGTTGCCGCCGCTAAGTCTCCGTGGAAAACAACCGCTTCTCCTATTGAGACTGTTGATGCTCCTGTAATGGGAGCTGATTCCTGGCCTGCGCTCGCCGACGCCGCTCAACAGCCTCGTCCTAAGAATCCTCCGCCGCCTGCTCCCCCTTCTAAAACCATTCCGACCTCCACCCCAGCCCCTGCTCAG GCTAATCCTGGTCAAGCGAAATCTAAGGGTGGTGGTAAGGCTAATCCTGGACACAAGAATCCATCTGGGCGTCATTCAAAACCAGGTCCGAGGAGCAACCAAAATggtcctccacctcctcctccttacCTTGTACATGCTGTACCATATCCTCCACCTCCTTTTCCACCTATGGGACCTCCGCCACATGCTGCTGGTCCAGATTATCCATATGCTCCTTATCCTCCGTTCCCAGTTACTGGACCTCCTGTTGCAGAGTCTGGCAATGAGAAACAAGTTCAAGCTTCCCCTCTTCCACCTGTGCTCCCACCTCCTCAAGCGGATCCTGGAAAGCCTTGGCCGCATCAGAGAGGTTTTGACCCCAGAAACATGCCACAAGGTGCTGGACCAAGAACTTTTGGAAGACCTCCATATATGGGTCCAGCTCCTGGATTCCTCGTTGGTCCAGGTCCAGGCTTCCCTG GGCCTGTATACTACTTGCCAGCTCCACCCCCTGGAGCTATAAGAGGTCCTTATCCTCCACGCTTTGGTCCGTACTCTGTAAACCAGGGTCATCCAGGACTATCTCCAGAAAAGATAGACTTAAGGGATAGAGTCTTAAAACAGATAGAGTATTATTTCAG TGATGAAAACCTTGAGAATGATCATTACCTCATTTCCTTGATGGATGAACAAGGATGGGTTCCCACAAAAATTATAGCTGGTTTCAAAAGG GTTAAGGCAATGACCATGGATGTTGATTTTATAGTCTATGCGTTAGGGTTTTCTAATTCTGTTGAAGTGCAG GGTGACAAGATGCGCAAGCGTGACAAGTGGTCTGAATGGGCTCCTCCATCTAAAAAGTCAGCCTCTTTGGAGAAAACTGGAGACAGTGACAAAGGATCCCCAGAAAGTATAACAAGCGGGGATAATTATGGTAATTCTTCAAAGGGTTCTTCAAAGCCTACCATGCGCGACTTCTCTTCAGAg GGATCTCGGTCAGCAAGAAGCAATAATTACAAAAGTGTTAGCCTGAAATCATCAGcagatgaaaaaagaaatgtggATGACTTGTCAAACGATTTTTCAAACACGTTTTTGCTTGACGAAGAATTAGATCTGGAGCACAGAAGCCCGAGAAAGAGTGGACTGTCGAAAAG CATTGagtatgaagatgatgatatgaCTGTTGATGATCAAGATATTCAGAAACTTGTAATTGTTACCCAG AATAGTGGGAAAAGTGATGGCACTGGAGTCGGTGggacaaaagcaaaaaacattCCTAAGGAGCTTGCCTCCACAATAAATGATGGTCTTTACTACTTTGAGCAG GAACTCAAAAAGAATCGATCTGGCCGTAGGAAGAACAACTCCCATTTGGATAGCAGAGATGGGAAAATTAAATCTGGGGGAGGATTGAACACTAAATTAGGAGAAAATTCTGTAGCAAATGATGGAAGTGAAGAGCATGGAATCATCACTTCCCGGAGGAAGCAAAGTAAAGGAACGCACAAACATCATACGGCCCATGCGCGGAGGTTCTTTTCGAGTAACATAAGAAACCATGGAAATATATCAGAAAGTCCGCCTAGTAGCTccattggatttttctttggttctaCACCACCAGACAGTCATGG CCCTAGGCTTTCGAAATTGAGTTCATCGCCACAATGTACACTCCCTGGAAGCAGTCCACCTGTGGGCTCGTTACCAAAATCATTTCCACATTTTCAACATCCAAGCCACCAACTGCTGGAAGAGAATGgatttaaacaagaaaa GTACTTGAAGTATCGCAAGCGCTGCTTAAACGAAAGAAAGAAGCTGGGTAGCGGATGCAGTGAG GAAATGAATCATTTGTACCGATTTTGGTCGTATTTCCTTAGAGATACATTTGTCTTGTCTATGTATGAGGACTTCCAGAAGTTTGCTCTTGAGGATGCAGCTGAGAACTACAATTATGGGTTAGAGTGTCTCTTTAGGTTTTATAG TTATGGTCTGGAGAAGCACTTCGATGAGGACCTTTACAAGCACTTTGAGCAGCTATCGCTTGACTTCTACCACAAGGGAAATCTATATGGCTTGGAGAAGTATTG GGCATTCCACCATTACCGAGGCAAGAACGAACCAATAAAGAAGCACCCTGAGTTAGAGAAGCTACTGAAGGAAGAATACCGTAGCATAAAGGATTTTCGAGCAAAGGATATAATCACCAACCAAAAAGACAACAAGTCTCACTGA
- the LOC104770503 gene encoding SNF1-related protein kinase regulatory subunit beta-1-like isoform X2 encodes MGNANGKEDDATAVTSGGGADVTSSSARSNGGDPSARSRHRRPSSDSMSSSPPGSPARSPSPFLFAPQVPVAPLQRANAPPSPNNILWNQTPRVFDYPAEEGIPTIITWNQGGNDVAVEGSWDNWRSRKKLQKSGKDHSILFVLPSGIYHYKVIVDGESKYIPDLPFVSDEVGNVCNVLDVHNFVPENPESIVEFEAPPSPEHSYGQTLPAAEDYAKEPLVVPPQLHLTLLGTTEETAVATKPQHVVLNHVFIEQGWTPQSIVALGLTHRFESKYITVVLYKPLTRP; translated from the exons ATGGGAAATGCCAACGGAAAAGAAGACGACGCCACCGCCGTAACTAGCGGTGGTGGTGCAGATGTCACCTCATCTTCGGCGAGATCCAACGGCGGCGATCCTTCTGCACGCAGTCGTCATCGTCGTCCTTCTTCAGACTCTATGAGCAGTTCTCCTCCCGGAAGTCCCGCTCGATCTCCATCTCCTTTCTTATTCGCTCCTCAG GTTCCCGTGGCTCCATTGCAGAGGGCAAACGCCCCTCCTTCTCCTAATAACATCCTATGGAACCAAACTCCAAGAGTTTTTGATTATCCCGCAGAGGAAGGAATCCCAACGATCATTACATGGAACCAGGGAGGTAATGATGTGGCGGTGGAAGGATCATGGGACAATTGGAGATCAAG GAAGAAGCTACAGAAGTCTGGAAAAGACCACTcaattctctttgttcttccaTCTGGCATATACCACTACAAGGTGATTGTCGACGGTGAATCCAAATACATCCCAGATTTACCCTTTGTATCAGATGAAGTGGGAAATGTCTGTAACGTTCTTGATGTTCAT AACTTTGTGCCAGAAAACCCAGAAAGCATAGTGGAGTTTGAGGCGCCACCGTCACCTGAACATAGCTACGGTCAAACACTTCCAGCAGCAGAAGATTACGCAAAAGAGCCACTGGTGGTGCCACCACAGCTTCATCTAACACTTCTTGGCACAACTGAAGAAACAGCCGTAGCCACAAAGCCGCAACATGTGGTGCTAAACCATGTGTTCATAGAGCAAGGGTGGACTCCTCAATCGATTGTAGCTTTGGGTTTAACACACAGGTTCGAGTCTAAGTACATAACTGTTGTCCTCTACAAACCACTCACACGGCcctaa
- the LOC104770503 gene encoding SNF1-related protein kinase regulatory subunit beta-1-like isoform X1, with protein MGNANGKEDDATAVTSGGGADVTSSSARSNGGDPSARSRHRRPSSDSMSSSPPGSPARSPSPFLFAPQRTLLFHLTSYNICSPMRHLFHCLGITCVPNGCISCQRVPVAPLQRANAPPSPNNILWNQTPRVFDYPAEEGIPTIITWNQGGNDVAVEGSWDNWRSRKKLQKSGKDHSILFVLPSGIYHYKVIVDGESKYIPDLPFVSDEVGNVCNVLDVHNFVPENPESIVEFEAPPSPEHSYGQTLPAAEDYAKEPLVVPPQLHLTLLGTTEETAVATKPQHVVLNHVFIEQGWTPQSIVALGLTHRFESKYITVVLYKPLTRP; from the exons ATGGGAAATGCCAACGGAAAAGAAGACGACGCCACCGCCGTAACTAGCGGTGGTGGTGCAGATGTCACCTCATCTTCGGCGAGATCCAACGGCGGCGATCCTTCTGCACGCAGTCGTCATCGTCGTCCTTCTTCAGACTCTATGAGCAGTTCTCCTCCCGGAAGTCCCGCTCGATCTCCATCTCCTTTCTTATTCGCTCCTCAG CGCACATTGTTATTCCACCTAACTTCTTACAACATTTGCTCACCTATGCGTCACCTCTTCCATTGTTTAGGCATAACATGTGTACCTAATGGCTGCATTTCGTGTCAGAGG GTTCCCGTGGCTCCATTGCAGAGGGCAAACGCCCCTCCTTCTCCTAATAACATCCTATGGAACCAAACTCCAAGAGTTTTTGATTATCCCGCAGAGGAAGGAATCCCAACGATCATTACATGGAACCAGGGAGGTAATGATGTGGCGGTGGAAGGATCATGGGACAATTGGAGATCAAG GAAGAAGCTACAGAAGTCTGGAAAAGACCACTcaattctctttgttcttccaTCTGGCATATACCACTACAAGGTGATTGTCGACGGTGAATCCAAATACATCCCAGATTTACCCTTTGTATCAGATGAAGTGGGAAATGTCTGTAACGTTCTTGATGTTCAT AACTTTGTGCCAGAAAACCCAGAAAGCATAGTGGAGTTTGAGGCGCCACCGTCACCTGAACATAGCTACGGTCAAACACTTCCAGCAGCAGAAGATTACGCAAAAGAGCCACTGGTGGTGCCACCACAGCTTCATCTAACACTTCTTGGCACAACTGAAGAAACAGCCGTAGCCACAAAGCCGCAACATGTGGTGCTAAACCATGTGTTCATAGAGCAAGGGTGGACTCCTCAATCGATTGTAGCTTTGGGTTTAACACACAGGTTCGAGTCTAAGTACATAACTGTTGTCCTCTACAAACCACTCACACGGCcctaa
- the LOC104772420 gene encoding T-complex protein 1 subunit delta-like, with translation NDGATILNKMEVLQPAAKMLVELSKSQDSAAGDGTTTVVVIAGALLKECQSLLTNGIHPTVISDSLHKACGKAIDILTAMAVPVELTDRDSLVKSASTSLNSKVVSQYSTLLAPLAVDAVLSVIDPEKPEIVDLRDIKIVKKLGGTVDDTHTVNGLVFDKKVSRAAGGPTRIENAKIAVIQFQISPPKTDIEQSIVVSDYTQMDRILKEERNYILGMIKKIKATGCNVLLIQKSILRDAVTDLSLHYLAKAKIMVIKDVERDEIEFITKTLNCLPIANIEHFRAEKLGHADLVEEASLGDGKILKITGIKDMGRTTSVLVRGSNQLVLDEAERSLHDALCVVRCLVSKRFLIAGGGAPEIELSRQLGAWAKVLHGMEGYCVKSFAEALEVIPYTLAENAGLNPIAIVTELRNKHAQGEINAGINVRKGQITNILEENVVQPLLVSTSAITLATECVRMIMKIDDIVTVR, from the coding sequence AACGACGGAGCTACGATCCTCAACAAGATGGAGGTTTTGCAGCCAGCCGCGAAGATGTTGGTCGAGCTTTCTAAATCGCAAGACTCAGCCGCCGGAGATGGTACCACCACTGTCGTTGTAATCGCCGGTGCGCTTCTCAAGGAGTGTCAATCGCTTCTCACCAACGGGATCCACCCTACTGTGATCTCAGATTCGCTTCACAAGGCTTGTGGTAAGGCTATTGATATTTTGACGGCCATGGCTGTTCCTGTTGAGCTCACTGATCGAGATTCCCTTGTTAAATCTGCGAGCACGTCTCTTAACAGTAAGGTTGTTAGTCAGTACTCTACATTGCTTGCTCCTTTAGCTGTAGATGCGGTTCTCTCTGTTATAGATCCGGAGAAGCCTGAGATTGTTGATTTGCGTGATATTAAGATTGTTAAGAAGCTTGGTGGGACTGTGGATGATACACATACTGTGAATGGTTTGGTTTTTGACAAGAAGGTTAGCCGTGCCGCTGGTGGACCGACTCGTATTGAGAATGCTAAGATCGCTGTGATTCAGTTCCAGATCTCACCTCCCAAGACTGACATTGAGCAGAGTATTGTTGTCTCTGACTATACTCAGATGGATAGGATCTTGAAAGAGGAGAGGAACTACATCTTGGGGATGATTAAGAAGATCAAAGCAACTGGTTGCAATGTGTTGCTTATCCAGAAGAGTATTTTGAGGGATGCTGTCACTGATCTATCACTTCACTATTTGGCCAAAGCTAAAATCATGGTTATCAAGGATGTTGAGAGAGATGAGATTGAATTCATCACCAAGACATTGAACTGCTTGCCAATCGCCAATATTGAACATTTCAGAGCTGAGAAGCTTGGTCACGCTGATCTTGTTGAAGAGGCCTCCCTTGGAGATGGAAAGATTTTGAAGATCACTGGAATTAAAGATATGGGAAGAACTACATCTGTTCTCGTCCGTGGCTCCAACCAGCTTGTTCTAGATGAAGCTGAAAGGAGTTTACATGATGCGTTATGTGTGGTTAGGTGTCTGGTGAGCAAGAGGTTCTTGATTGCAGGAGGTGGTGCACCAGAGATTGAGCTCTCAAGGCAGCTTGGTGCTTGGGCTAAGGTGCTTCATGGTATGGAAGGTTACTGTGTGAAGTCTTTCGCTGAAGCTCTTGAGGTCATTCCGTACACTCTGGCCGAGAATGCAGGGTTAAACCCTATCGCTATTGTGACTGAACTCAGGAACAAGCATGCTCAAGGAGAAATCAACGCCGGTATCAATGTGAGGAAAGGGCAAATCACCAACATCTTGGAGGAAAACGTTGTTCAACCCCTACTTGTGAGTACCAGTGCAATCACTCTAGCAACTGAATGTGTAAGGATGATTATGAAGATTGATGACATCGTTACTGTGAGGTAG
- the LOC109131173 gene encoding T-complex protein 1 subunit delta-like yields MGRTTSVLVRGSNQLVLDEAERSLHDALCLVRCLVSKRFLIAGGGAPEIELSRQLGAWTKVLHGMEGYYVKSFAEALEVISYTLAENAGLNPIAIVTELRNKHAQGEINAAQINLSISSAVGNLHFGSIQMIV; encoded by the exons ATGGGAAGAACTACATCTGTTCTCGTCCGTGGCTCCAACCAGCTTGTTCTGGATGAAGCTGAAAGAAGTTTACATGATGCGTTGTGTTTGGTTAGGTGTCTGGTGAGCAAGAGGTTCTTGATTGCAGGAGGTGGTGCACCAGAGATTGAGCTCTCAAGGCAGCTTGGTGCTTGGACTAAGGTGCTTCATGGTATGGAAGGTTACTATGTGAAGTCTTTCGCTGAAGCTCTTGAGGTCATTTCTTACACTCTGGCCGAGAATGCAGGGTTAAACCCTATCGCTATTGTGACTGAACTCAGGAACAAGCATGCTCAAGGAGAAATCAACGCCG CACAAATCAACTTGTCAATTTCGTCTGCAGTAGGGAACTTGCATTTCGGATCCATCCAGATGATAGTATGA
- the LOC104772423 gene encoding uncharacterized protein LOC104772423 has product MCGTVCTVLEVDRDYGWVYIACKKCNKKTIVEQGIKMEDEKQKPSPKFFCEHCKEYTTNVSPKFWIYLKIKDETGESKCMVFESFTADMVGMQSSELFNNRYELLEDPESIPPEVKALEGQTFEFLLSIEPKHIRGNSTTYNVAALCSNEKKCDLGIFPSDTYVDPSSMLSGGQGSLMLTESGESPDVDASTSSTPSSKRGSSNAMERDDQSSTSKKHCSKLVELEDVNAAGVSKELNHLLN; this is encoded by the exons ATGTGTGGTACCGTCTGTACAGTATTGGAAGTCGATAGAGACTATGGTTGGGTCTACATTGCATGTAAGAAATGCAACAAAAAGACTATTGTGGAGCAAGGCATTAAGATGGAAGATGAAAAGCAAAAACCATCACCAAAGTTTTTTTGTGAGCATTGCAAAGAGTATACAACAAATGTCTCCCCCAA GTTCTGGATTTATCTAAAAATCAAAGACGAAACTGGAGAATCAAAGTGTATGGTGTTTGAAAGCTTCACTGCCGATATGGTTGGAATGCAATCTTCAGAACTCTTCAACAATAGATACGAGTTG CTAGAGGATCCTGAATCTATCCCTCCCGAAGTTAAAGCTTTAGAAGGGCAGACATTCGAGTTTCTCCTTTCTATCGAGCCAAAACATATTAGGGGTAACTCCACCACTTACAACGTGGCTGCATTGTGCTCTAACGAGAAAAAATGTGATCTTGGGATTTTCCCTTCAGACACATATGTAGATCCTTCTTCAATGTTATCTGGTGGTCAG GGTTCTTTAATGCTTACTGAAAGCGGTGAGTCACCTGATGTCGATGCTTCAACCTCTTCCACACCATCTTCAAAAAGAGGTTCATCAAACGCGATGGAAAGAGATGACCAATCATCTACATCCAAAAAACATTGTTCTAAGTTGGTTGAATTGGAAGATGTGAATGCTGCTGGTGTTTCTAAGGAACTCAATCATTTGTTGAATTAA